One Phoenix dactylifera cultivar Barhee BC4 chromosome 8, palm_55x_up_171113_PBpolish2nd_filt_p, whole genome shotgun sequence genomic window carries:
- the LOC103710894 gene encoding mitochondrial import inner membrane translocase subunit TIM17-2-like, with protein MGTPETSREPCPDRILDDVGGAFGMGAVGGSAFHFIKGLYNSPNGERLAGGAQAVRMNAPRVGGSFAVWGGLFSAFDCSMVYIRQKEDPWNSIIAGAATGGFLQMRQGAGPAARSALFGGILLALIEGAGIMLNRFLSAPQNIPDPALMMPPSGVPAMAGAGGSIPQMGYQSPVSTAEDTTASSSSWFGGWFGGGKKQDEGKSGGGGSKTEILESFDTPSTPIPTFEYK; from the coding sequence ATGGGAACGCCGGAGACGTCGCGCGAGCCGTGCCCGGACAGGATCCTGGACGACGTCGGCGGGGCGTTCGGGATGGGAGCGGTGGGAGGGTCGGCCTTCCACTTCATCAAGGGCCTCTACAACTCCCCCAACGGTGAGCGGCTCGCCGGCGGCGCCCAGGCGGTCCGCATGAACGCCCCTCGCGTCGGCGGCAGCTTCGCCGTCTGGGGAGGTCTCTTCTCCGCCTTCGACTGCTCCATGGTCTACATCCGCCAGAAGGAGGACCCCTGGAACTCCATCATCGCTGGCGCCGCCACCGGCGGCTTCCTCCAGATGCGCCAGGGCGCCGGCCCCGCCGCCAGATCCGCCCTCTTCGGCGGCATCCTTCTCGCTCTCATCGAGGGTGCCGGCATCATGCTTAACCGCTTCCTCAGCGCCCCCCAGAATATCCCCGATCCCGCCCTCATGATGCCGCCATCCGGCGTCCCCGCCATGGCCGGCGCTGGAGGTTCCATCCCCCAGATGGGATACCAATCTCCAGTCTCCACAGCTGAAGATACCactgcctcctcttcttcttggtTCGGAGGGTGGTTTGGAGGTGGGAAGAAGCAGGATGAGGGGAAGAGCGGAGGTGGAGGCAGCAAGACAGAGATCCTGGAGAGTTTTGATACGCCAAGCACTCCGATCCCGACTTTTGAGTACAAGTAA
- the LOC103710928 gene encoding transcription repressor OFP7, with translation MESNKSSSRLKQRLARMFKSSSLLRSACNSSTSAATILSSTGSSRTLLHDVACEPFFVPRRHRHRGVDDDGMLLAHNSLGRSPSYWIANDRHHEVPALRLAIDCGGCRPTGDLPLLMAKSEKGKHGKNKKKERRVRETGGFYVTGEGEGRMCPPASPSSPSKSSYYYYCFNEVGKEEKKMERNKKKKKKKKLLSNSYGFSSSSSVNSDDGFELFTSEEGEGKEEVTETFFSSRSFSSDSSEFYQRPMPNANKNKSKKASRCPPRIRSKNHENRNASEGFRPLVSIASREKKMKELAEEKRGFAVVKRSSDPHGDFRSSMVEMIVGRQIFEAEDLERLLHSYLSLNSPHHHPIILQAFSDKWVVLFGN, from the coding sequence ATGGAGAGCAACAAAAGCAGTAGCAGGCTTAAACAGCGACTCGCTCGCATGTTTaagtcctcttctcttctccgctCCGCCTGCAACAGTTCCACCTCCGCTGCAACCATCCTGAGCTCCACCGGCTCGAGTCGGACACTTCTGCACGACGTCGCCTGTGAGCCCTTCTTCGTCCCCCGCCGCCACCGACACCGAGGTGTCGATGATGATGGTATGCTCTTAGCCCATAATAGCCTCGGTCGGTCTCCATCCTACTGGATCGCCAACGATCGTCATCATGAGGTTCCCGCCTTGCGGCTCGCCATAGATTGTGGCGGTTGCCGGCCTACCGGAGACCTTCCTCTTCTCATGGCCAAGAGTGAGAAGGGGAAACATgggaagaataagaagaaggagaggagagtGAGGGAGACGGGTGGGTTCTACGTGACcggagagggggaggggaggATGTGCCCTCCAGCTTCCCCTTCCTCTCCGTCAAAGAGTTCTTATTACTACTATTGCTTCAATGAAGTggggaaagaagagaaaaagatggagagaaacaagaagaaaaagaagaagaagaagttgcTGTCCAATAGCTATGGATTCAGTAGCTCTTCTTCTGTGAACAGTGATGATGGATTCGAGCTCTTTACTAGTGAAGAAGGAGAGGGTAAGGAGGAAGTGACCGAGACTTTCTTCTCATCGAGGAGCTTCTCCTCTGATTCCTCAGAGTTCTACCAGCGTCCCATGCCCAATGCTAACAAGAACAAGAGTAAGAAGGCGTCTCGATGTCCACCAAGAATAAGATCCAAGAATCACGAGAATCGGAATGCCAGCGAGGGGTTTCGGCCCTTGGTTTCGATAGCCTCgagggagaagaagatgaaagagttggcggaggagaagagagggttTGCGGTAGTGAAGCGGTCGAGCGATCCTCATGGTGACTTCCGGAGCTCGATGGTGGAGATGATCGTTGGGAGACAAATCTTCGAGGCAGAGGATTTGGAGAGGCTCCTCCATTCTTACCTCTCTTTGAACTCCCCTCACCACCACCCAATCATCCTCCAGGCTTTTTCTGATAAATGGGTAGTCCTCTTCGGTAACTGA